GCGACCGAAGCCGGTGTGGCCACCTTTGCCGCCACCGAGGAGCCCGTGCGCCAGGGCGGTGCCCTGGCCGGGCTCGTCAGCCCCTACTATGCCGCAGGCCAGTTCGCCGGTCTCAAGGCCGCGCAGATCCTCCAAGGCACAAAAACAGCGGCCGATCTGCCGCTGGATACCCTTGCCCGTTTTACCTATTTGATGAACATGACAACCGCGCGGCAGCTCGGGCGCTTCCCCCCTATCGGCATGCTGCGCTATGCCGAGGTCGTGGGTGCATGAGCCCGATCATGCTTGAAGAGCACACTTGAAAGAAAACGCCCCGGAATACGGGGCGTTTTCTTGGGTAGTGCGGGCGTGAGGGCGTAAGGTCAGCGCATGTGCTTGCGCAGAAATTCGTTCTGCTCAGAGAGATCACGCGCCAGCTGCACCGCAATCATGAACTGTAATTGGTGACAGATCGGCGGGGCGGAATCGAACAGTGTCTTGAAGGCATCCTGCGTCAGCGCAGCGATCTTGACCTTGCCATGGGCTACGCAGGTGGCCGCGGCGGGCATGTCATCCACCAGTGAAAGTAATCCGAAGATTTCACCCTCACGCAGGTCGCGTACATCGTATTCGGTCTGATTAGGCTGATCGCGGCGAATAACTCCGACCGAGCCTTCCAGAATAATGAACATGGCACCGCCTATCCCGCCCTGATGAATGAAGACAAAGCCATCGGGACAGTCCTCGATCTGCAAGGCGCTGATCAAGGCATTGGTGTGCGAATCGGTATATGACTCAAAAGCGGGCAGGTTGCGCAGGAATGTCTTGATATCCATCTCACGCTCCCGACATGCGACCAATGGCCGCGGCAGATACCCGCAAGCGCGAAGCCAGCAGTTCGATCAGGTTGGAGAGCAAGGCATTGGCGATGTGGTCGTTATCGCGAATCAGGTTATCGAAATCCTGGTAATGCAATTTCAGCGCCTTGCAGGGTGTCAAGGTCGTCACTGTGGCGCTCCCGAGCATGCTGCCTGACAACACGGATACCTCACCCAACCACTGCCCCGGCGACGCCGTGCCCAGCGAAATGCTGCGGGTGTCTTCCTCAAGCGTGACGGCCAGCTTGCCCTCGATGATCAGATAGAGCGACTCGACCGGCATGCGATCGCGGAACAACTTGCGATCTGCTGCTAATTCAACCGGCTTGCACGCGGCCAGCAGGGAATCCACATGCTGTGGTCCCAACTGCGCGGCCAGCGCCGGAAAGGCGCGTTGGAAAGCTTCTCGCATGGACTGCCCCGAACGTAAGGGATGAGTTAAAGCCGCCTGCGACGGCCGATGGGTGACAAAGATTGGTGAAGATATAGCCCTCAGGACGCCGCAATACCAGCAAGGTGGTACTTTTTGGGCTAAACCATCAGGTGGATCGCGACACTTGTCACGACTGTCACCCAGAAGAATGATGAAAACCCTGACCCGTTTCCTGCACCCGACGACATGGCCGATCGCGTTCAAGCTCGCTGTACTGCTGTTATTGAGCAGCACACTGCCGATGCTGGCGTCCACTTCCTATACCCTGCGTGGCAGCCTGGAGAGCATGGAAACCGCCGAGCTGAAGAATCTTCAGCAACTGGCCGCCAGTCTGGCCGCGCGGTTGGATCAATACATACTCGATAGCCAGCACTTTCTGGTTTACATGGCCAGCAATGCGGCGGTCACCCGTCTGGTGGCCGACCCTTCACCAGCCAACCGCACCGCGGTAGAGGTGGAGCTCGGCAAGATTGTCGCCGCCAACAACAATATCGAGCTGATGCATGTGCTGGATGCTGATGGCGTCGTCATCGCGGCGAGCCGCGCGCAGTTCTTCGGCCTAGATTTCCGGTTTAGGGATTATTACACCCAGGTCATCAAAGGCGGCCTCTACATCTCGGACATCGAGGTCGGTGTCGTCACCCGCATGCCCGGCGTGTTCTTCTCGGCACCCATTTACCGGCCAGATGGTGCAATCGGCGGCGTAGCCGTGATGAAAATCCGCGGCGAGACCGTGACCGGCATACTCGATGCCGTTCGTTCCAGCAGCAATCGCTACGCGTTTCTCGTCAATCGGGATGGTGTGCTGGTTCACCACCCGGACGCCAAGTTGCTGTACCGCAGCCTTGACAAGCTCCCCGAGGAAGTCGAGCACCGTATCCTGCGTGAACGCCAATTCATGCTGGAGCGCATCGAAAGTCTGAACCTGCGTGATCTGAACGCTGCGCTTACCCAGGCTCGTCAGCCAGGCAACATCGTTTACCGGTCACCGATTACCGATCAACTCGAAATTGCCGGCTACGCCCCGGCCCGCCACCGCTGGATTGTGGGGGTGAATGAGCCCAAGGAAGTGTTCACCGCGCCATTGCGGGATCTCTCACGCCATGTGGGTTACGGTGTGCTCGGCATGGTGGCACTCAGCGTGTTGGCGGCTGCCGTCCTCTCGCGCCTGCTGCTGCGTCCTGTTCGCAGTCTGGCCGGGGCAGCCATGGCCATGCGTGCCGGGGATTACCCGAACGCGACTGCCACCGCCTACTGGCAAGACGAGATGGGTGCCTTGGCCAACACCTTCAACGATATGGTCAAGAGCGTGCAGGAGCGTGAGCGAGAGCGCGATATCTTTGGTCGTGTGGTCTCGCCGGAAGTCCGGGAAAAACTGCTATCGGGCGAAGTGAAACTGGGTGGGGAGAGCCTCAAGGTAACCGTGTTGTTCTCGGATATTCGGGATTTCTCGACGCTCTCAGAACAAATGACACCGGAGCAGGTGGTGGCCTTCCTCAACGAATACCTCTCGGAGATGGCAGAGGCAGTCAAACCTTGGGGTGGCTACATCAACAACTTCATTGGCGATGCCATTGTGGTGATCTTTGGCGCCCCGATTGCTGCGCCAGGCAGAGAATGGGCGGCTGTCGCCGCAGCCTTCGACATGCGTGACCGACTGAGCAAACTGAATGATCGCCGTGAGCAGCGCGGCGAAATCCGGCTAGAAAGCGGTATCGGCATCAGCACGGGTGAGGTGATCGCCGGGCAGGTTGGATCGATGGACCGGTTCCTCTATACGGTGATCGGCGACGCGGTCAATGTCGCCGCGCGACTGGAGGCACTCACCAAGAACGTAGAGCGCGACATCCTGATCAATCCGAATACCTTTGAGGGCATACGGAGCCGGCCCGAAGTGCGTGTCGAAGGCATGGGCAAACACCAGCTCAAAGGGCGGCGTGAAGAAATGGATGTTTACGCAGTGTCGCGCGCGAGTTGAAAACGACCATGAGCGACTTTATGCCAGAGCAGGCTGCCAGCTTGCTCACTTATCATGCAGCCAACCCAGAACAAGCCTGATCCCATGCCCCAACGCCGCCCCGCCTCGCTTCGCCCAGAGTTCTGCAGCCTTGTATTCTTTGCCAGCATGACCGTGCTGGCAGCGGACATTGCCAGCCTGCCCACCCCGGGTAGCGTGGAGCAATCGTTGCGGCGACCCGAGCCGGCACCGCGGCAACCGGCAGAAGTGCTGTTCCGTCGCGATGATGGCGGCACGGATCACGACCCCAACGCGCGGCGTTTCCGTGTCAATGGCTTTGATTTCCACGGCAACAAGGTATTCACCGATTTCCGCCTCAAGCGCGCGGTAGAGCGCTTTCTAGACCGAGAACTCAATCTCCATGATCTCGGTCGCGCGGCTGATGCCGTCAGCGATTTCTACCAGCGTCAAGGCTACCCACTCGCGCGTGCGCTGGTGCCGGCGCAGCGCGTCAACGACGGCCTCGTCCGTATCGATATTGTCGAAGGTACGCTGGGTGAAGTTCGCGTTGCCGGTAACAGCCGTTATGGCACTGCACTGATCAAGGAGTTCGGTGGCAGCCTCGCAATCGGCGCGCCCATCGGACAGGCCGCGCTCGAATCCAAGCTCCTGCTGCTCAACGATCAGCCAGGCCTGCGTGCCAGAGCCACCTTGCTGCCAGGCGAGCAGTACGGCAGCAGCGATCTGCTGGTACAGGTCGAGGAAAAAACGTTTGCGCTTGATGTGGCGCTCACCAATGCCGCGCGCGAGGATATAGGCCAGAACCGCCTGGATCTGAACTTCAGCCTCAACAATCCGCTCGGCGTTGGCGATCAGCTACTGGTGCGCAGCATCGTGTCCGAGCACCAGCTGCTGCGTTACGGCAAGCTGACCTACAGCTTGCCAATGAGCATGCGTGGCGACCGCCTCAGCCTGAGCCATTCGCGCGTCCGATACGATGTGGGCGGCAGACTTGCGCCGCTGGAGCTGGCCGGCGAAGTCAAAGCCAGCGAACTGGCCTACACCTGGCCCTACCTGCGCTCGCGCGAGCGGGATCGCAGTTTCAGCCTTGGCTACAACTATCGCGAACTGCGCCAGGACGCGCTTGGCGTCACCCTGTCGCGCAAATACCTCGCGCTGGCCAATGCAACCTGGCGCGAGCGCTGGTTCGATTCGGACGGCACGGCCTGGAACTGGCGTCTGACTGCGTCGAGCAACGGTCGTCGCTACATTCCAGCCCGGCCCGCGGTGGTTTCTACGCCTACCAATCCGGCCGAAGCACCCGTCGTCATCACGCCGGAAATCCCGGCTCGCCAGAATGCAGAGCGCCTGCGACTCGATGCCGGCTTTGATGCCACCGCGGCGCTCGACAAGAACTGGGACGTGATGCTCAAAGGCCAATGGGTACACAGCCGGCAAACCCTGCCAGATAGCGACAAGTTCGATATCGGTGGCCCCGACAGCGTACGCGCCTACCGACCATCTGAAATGCGTGGCGACAGTGGCGAAGCGCTCACCCTCGAAGCCCGCCGCCGCCTCAATGTGCTGGGCCGTGCAGCTCAGGCCAGCGTATTCGTGGACTATGGCCGGGTCGTCTACAAGCAAGCGGGCTTTCGCAATGGCCGAGGGGAAATTGCCGGCGCAGGTGTCGGACTGACGGTGTACCCCACCCGCAACAGCGCGATTAAAGTGGAATACGCCCACGCAGCCATGAACAACTACAAGGCGGACGACGGCAAGAAAGGTCGTCTCTGGTTCAATATGAGTGCGAGTTTCTGAGCCATGAAGGCATGCTCCCTGCCCTGCCGCCCTACCCTGATCGCACTGGCGATTGCCAGCGCTCTGTCCACCCATGCCCAGCTCCCGACCAACCCGACCGTTGTGGCAGGATCGGCAAGCGTCAGTGAAGACGGCTCCACGGTGCATCAGGTCAGCGACAAGGCCATCATCAACTGGGGCAGCTTCAGCGTTGGCGCCAATGATCTGTTGCGCTTTCTGCAGCCCAACAGCCAGGCCGTCATCCTCAACCGCGTCATCGGCACCGAACCCAGCCAGATACTGGGGCAGATGCAGGCTAACGGCCGCGTGTTCGTGGTCAATGGCAATGGCGTGTTCTTCGGAGCTGGCGCCCGCGTCGACGTAGGCGGACTGGTCGCCACCACGCTCGATATCCGCAACGAGGACTTTCTGGCCGGCCGTTATCGTTTTGATGGCCAGGGCAACACGGCGGCCGTCATCAACCAGGGCAGCCTGCGTGCTGCCGACCGTGGCTTTGTCGTACTGGCGGGTGATCGCGTCAGCAATAGCGGTCTGATTCAGGCCCGGCTGGGCTCGGTGCTGCTGGCATCGGGCCAGGCATTGCAACTCGATCTCGGCGGCGACGGCCTGATCAGCTACGCACTGAGCGAGGCCGCCATCGGCGCGATGGCTGGGGCCGCCAATGATGGCCGCCTGATTGCCGACGGTGGCCGTATCGTCATGGCCGCCAACACGGCGCGCGCATTGGCATCCTCGGCGGTCAACCAGCAAGGTCTGGTCCAGGCGCAGGGCATCGCCGATCGCGGTGGCAGCGTGGAGCTGGTGGCTGTCGGTGGCGATATCACGGTCAAGGGCACCCTCGATGTCAGCGGTGCCCAAGCCGGTTCGGTGCGTATCGAGTCGGACGCCACCACGCTGCTCGGTGGTCAGATTCTGGCCGGCAGCAGCTTGGCCGAGGGCGGTGACATTGCTGCGACAGGAAAACGACTGGCCGTTACCAGCACCGCCCTGATTGACGCCAGCGGCCAGCAAGGCGGCGGCACCGTACTGCTTGGTGGCGATTGGCAAGGTCAGGGTGATCTGCGCAATGCGCAGCGTACCGCGGTGCTCGACGGCGCCCGTATCAAGGCCGACGCGCTCGACAGCGGCAATGGCGGCAAGGTGGTTGTCTGGGCAGATGCGGACACCCGCTTCGCTGGCACCATTTCGGCCCGTGGCGGCAGCCAGGCCGGCAATGGCGGCAAAGTGGAGGTCTCGGGCAAGGACAGGCTGGCCTTCAGTGGCGGAGTGGATACCCTTGCACCCCAGGGTGAAACCGGCATGTTGCTGCTCGATCCGGGCAGCCTCAGCATCACTAGTGGTGCTGCGGTTGCGGGTGACCAAGCCGGCAATGTCGCGGACAACCAACTGTTTGCCTCCGACCCCGATACCACACCGAACACGCTGGCGGAGCAGACGCTGGAAGGCCTGGCCAGCAATGCCAATGTGGTGGTCGAGGCCAGCGGCCTGATCCGCGTCGAGAATCTAGGCGACAACACACTGGCCATGAAGCAGACCGGCGCCGGCAGTTTCACCCTTCGCTCGACCCAGAGCGGCGGCATCACCTTTGACGACTTGAACGACCAGATCACGACCGCGGGTGGCACGATCAACATCGAAGCCAAGGGTTCGGGGTCATTGACTCTGGGCGGGCTCAATTCATCCGGCGGCAACATCAACCTGCTCGCAGCCGGTGGCGCGACGCTGGGCGGCAACATCAACGCGGGCGGCGGTACGGTGACGCTGGACATGGGCAATGGCCTCTCGCAAACGAGTGGCAAAACGCTGACAGCCAGCAGTCTGCTGTTCAAGGGTAGCGGCACCTACTCGATGCAGAACGCCGCTAATGCCGTGACCACCATCGCAGCCAGCCTCAACGGTGGCTCGATCAACTTCAACAATAACGGCAACCTCACGGTCGGCAGCGTGGGCGGCGTCAACGGCATAACGACCAATGGCGGCTTCACCTATCTGTATACCAATAGCGGCATCACGTTGAACCAGGCTGTCAACGTAGGCAACAACCATTTCTATGCCCGTGGCAGCAACGGCGGGGTGAATCAGGCTGCCGGTGCGCCGGTTACCGCCAACGGTTTTGTGGTTGAAGGTAAAGGCACGTTCAACCTGACAGCCGCCGATAACAATTTCAGCATTTTTGCCGCCGCCCTCGACGGTGCACTGAACCTGGTCGAGAAGAATGGCTTCGCTGTCGGCAATATGTGGGGCAGCTGGAAAGGCATCGGCACCAATGGCTACAGTGCCACCATCACGGTTGGTGCGCCCACGGCAACGCCTGACAACAAGAAAACCATCGGTGACGCGGCCAACCCCGCGGCACTGCGTATTGACGAGAATATCAATGTCGGTGCTGCACGGCTGACGATCAATCTGGATTCCGGTGGTGTGCTGCAGCGCAATGAGGCCAATGTCGAGGCCGGTGCAATCACTGCAGGTGAGTTGCTGGTCAAGGACACGGCCAATGCAGGCAAGGTCAATACGGTAAGCCTGTCGAATGGCTTCAATCGTGTTGATACACTGGCAGCGTCACTCAATGGCTCCTACTTCTTTACCGGCGCTGGTCGCGCTGGCTCCACGCTGTCGGTAGGCAGCATTGCCGGTGTCAATGGCATCAAGACCACCTCCAACACCATCATCGAACCCGCCGACAACACCGTCACGCCCGCCAAACCGGCGTCGTACAACCCGAACAATGTGTCGCTCTCGATCGGTGGCAATCTCAATATCAACCAGGACATCACCCTTACCGGCACACGGGTAGTCAACGGTGCAAACCAGACCGTGTACGCCGGCAGCGCCACTATCGGTATCGGCGGCGATTTCCTTGGGCAGACCACCGGTAGCGCCATGATCCGCGCCAATGCACTGGGCGCAGTCGCTGACAAGGGCAAGGGCACCATCAAGTTCAATACCTATGTCGAAACCCTGGTGGCGGGTGGCGGCAAGGACATGGTCATCAACAACAGCAGCTACACCGGCTTGCTGGCGGCAGCCGCCATTGGCGCGGTCAACGACGCCATCAATGAAACCATCCCGGCGCCACCCAGCTCATCGGGCGGCACATCCGGTGGGAGTGGTGGTGCGCCGTCGTCTGGTGGTGGCGGCGGTGGCAGCAGCGGCGGCACGGCGGCCACCACTGTCAGCGTCGATGCATTCAACAACCCGGTCGGCAACTTCTACCTCACTACCGGCGATGATCTCAGGGTGGTCAAACTCAACAGCGAAGGCGACAACCTGCTGCTGCGCTCCAACAACCTGACCATCCTGCTCGATGCGGCCACCAAGAACGGTGCCCGTATCCTGCTCCAACCCTACAACCTCAACCGCAAGATCAATGTACGGGCTGACAATGCCGCCAGCCCCTATCAGTCGGGCGTAACGACAGACACCACGTACACCTGGGAAGACCTGCTCAAGTTCACCAACCCGACGGCAACCTTTCACTTCGGCTCACTGCCGAACGTCATTTCCAACCAAGCGCTGGCAGCCGAAACCATGGGTGTATACAGCGCTGATATCCGCATAGGCGAAGGCGGCGCCAAAGATCTGGGCTATCGCAGCATTTCAGCGCAAACGGGCAGCCAGATCCAGGTCGATGCGGTTGGCCCACTGTACAACCTGCGCTTGCTAGCACCCAACCTCGTGGTCAGCCATTTCAGCACCTTCGGGGACATGATTCATTTCATCTCCGACACCCTGACCCTGAATGGCGGGAGCGGCCAATACACTCACGCCGACAACGTCAACGTGTTGCTGCGCAATGTTGGCGACCAGACCATCTGGGTGGGAACACGCCCAGCCAGCGCCGCCTATGGCAACGAAACCGAATACTCCGAAGCCTTGCTCAAGAAGTTCAACAGCAAGGCCACGATCATCATCAGTGGCACGCCCGACTACCCCTTTGGCAGTTCCCCCGCCAAGTACAGCCCGGTTTATACCGATATCCATGTTGCCCATGGCGCCGCTTTTGATCTGGGTACTCGTACCCTCAAGCTGGGCACACCCGAAGACATCGTGGTGCATAACACCCCGCCCAACATCAATACCAAGAGTTCCAGCGGCACACTGGGTGCCACCTGGCGGGGTTGCAACGACGGAGTCGCCGGCTGTGGTGCCACGAATCCTCCCTTGGAAACCGATCCCGGCGATACGGATTCCACACCCGGCGGCGGCGGTGGCGGTGGTGGGAACACAACGCCGACAGGCCCGACTGCCGGGCCCGGCACAGGTACGGGCACGACCACGTCGAATGCAGACAACACGGACAAAACGACAAATACCAACACCGGCACAGGTGGAACAGGCACGAGTGGTGGTAATGACCCCACCGACAATGACACGACAAACAACACCAATACCGGGAATAACGGCACAGGGGACAACAACAATAGCTCGACCAACAACAACTCGAACAACAGCAACAACAACAGTTCGAGCAGTAATGGCGGCAACGGGAACAACAATGGCGGCAATAACAACAATAACAGCAACACCGGCAATGGCAGCGGCGGTACAGGCAACGGCAATGGCGGCGTAAACGACAGCGATAACGACGACACGGCAGGTGCCGGTGCGGGTTCGGGCGGATCCGGCAACGGATCGGACATGGACCTCGATGGCGACGGTAGCAATGGCGCAAGTGGCAGCGGGTCCGGTAACGACAACGACGGCGCGGGCAGCAGCGGCAGCCAGGGCGGCAATAACGGCAACGGAGATGGTGACGGCAGCGGTGGTTCAGGCACGGGCTCCGGTGATGACGGCAGCGGCGATGGTGAAGGCGCTGGCAGTGGTGGTTCCGGTTCGGGCAGCGGCGATGACGATGGCGGGGCCAATGGTTCCGGAGCCGGAGGATCTGGCGGCGGATCGGGTGACGATGGTGATGGGGCCGACGGCGCTGGTACAGGCGGCAGCGACGCGGGTGACGGCGCCGATGACGGAAGCGGCGCCGATGGTGCCAATGGTGGCGGCTCCGACGGCGGTGGCGACGACGATGGCGCCGGTGCGGGCTCCGGTGGGTCGGGCAGTAATGGCGACGGCGACAACGGCGATGGCAACGGTGGTTCGGGCGCCGGTAGCGGCGACGGCGGTGATGGTGACGGTGCCGGTTCTGGTGGCAGTGACGGTAACGGCGATGGCGACGGATCAGGTGCCAACGGTGGTAACAGCAACGGCAACGACGATGGTGATGGCAGCGGTTCGAGTGGATCGGGCGGCAAGGATGCAGAGGGTGATGGTGCCGATGGTGCCGGTTCTGACGGCAAGAATCAGGACGAAGGTGGCGATGGCGCTCAAGGCAGTGGTTCGGGCAAGGATGGCGACGACGATGGCGCAGGCGCTGGATCGGGTGGCTCTGACAGCGACGATGACGGTAACGGTGGCGCAGGCAGTGGCGGCTCAGGCAAAGACGGCGGCGAGGATGACGGTGGCGCCGGTTCGGGCGGCAGTGCCCAAAAGGGTGGCGATGGTAGCGCCAATGGCGGCAAGGATGGCAGCGGCGAGAACGGTGGTGGCAATGGTGACGGCAACGACGAATCGGCCGACTCTACCTCGCTGGCCGGCGGCGACAGTGGCATCCCGTGTACTGAAATGCCTCTGAACAAGAAGGCCATTGATGACAAAAAGGCCGGAGAAATTGACCTGAGCGGCGGTAAGGGCCTGGTCAAGCTCAAGGGCGAAGGGGTCAATGTCAGGCAGGACTGCCAGCGCAAGACCGGCAAGGAGAGCGGTGCAGCCATCAAGACAGCCGGGCGCTGATCCAAGCGGGCACGTCGCCAGACCGGCTGCCGGTCTGGCGCGTCTTGAACGGCTTTACGATGTAAACGACAGCCACCCGTCTCGCGCACCGGCATGCTGATCAAGGCCGGTACTCGGCGGCTCTGACGGTGGTAGCAGGGATAATGCGGCCAGGTAGAGGCGGTGTAGCCGATAACAACCGGACAGACAATCAAGCCCAGTGCAGTAGGAGAGGCTCGATACCCTCCCCCGCTCTTACGGGCTATTCGCGATAGATCGGCAGATCAGTCGGTGGCGGGCCGGGTTGCTCAGGCATGATCGGCCCGTACCAAAGCGTCGTCGCGTAGATCAACACCAGTATTGCCACCACCATCAGTACCAGCATCCGCAATAGCAAGCTGGCAGATGTCGGCTGAGGACCGTAGGCGTTCGCTTCCCGTTTGCCCGGCCATAACCAGAACAACAGGTTCACGTAAGGGACAAACACCACCAAGGCAACCCACCCGGACAAGCCCATATCGTGCACACGTTCAATGGACCAGAAAAGGATGGCACCCATCAGGGGCACGAACAGAACGGCCGAGAACAGTTGCAAGGTACGTTCCGCTACCACGGGCGAGACACCCGACAGGGTGAGTAACAATCCGGTTAGGGACAGCAGCGCCGAATAGACCACCACAAGACCCAATACGATACTGATGTATCGCACCCTGCCGATACGGCCGCTAGGCCAGGGAATTCGCCGCTTTGCCGGTTTGATGGCCTCTGCCGGCACCGGCGCGGATACGTTCAGTTCGTCCTGCATCAGCGCCAGACGCCCGAGCTTCCGGTGGCTACGCCGGGGTCCTGGAATGGAGACTGCATACGGATGATCGCCTCGGACTCAATCGGCAAATAGTACTCGGTGGCAGACGGTCTATCCGTGCAAGGCCGAGTGGTGGAGCCCTGCCCATAGCTGGCCAGCATGCCGGGTGCCGTGGTCGCAACGGGCATTGAAGCGCCAGGCGGATCGACGGCCAGGTTGTAGATCAGCTTATTGATGATGGGCACGAATAAACGGTAACAGATCCGCACATGGATCTTCAGCAGGTTGGCATCCTGAACGCTGACTCCACCCTTTGCGCCGGTGTCGCGATACATCAGATTGTCATTGGGAATTTCCGAGCCACTCTCCGAGTCTGCCTTGTGCGCACCGAAGCCGGCCTGAGTTGGATTCAGGATGGTGATCTTCGCCAGCTTGGGATCATCCAGCAGCTCGTGCGCCTGAACTCTGGCACGTTTGAGCATCGCCATATTCTGCGTACCCAGACTATGCGCATACAGCGGCGACAAGCCTGCTTCAAGACCGTCCTTGATGGCACTCATGCTGCCATTACGTAGCGCGCCCTCGCGCACTCCCACGGCTGCCGCGTAGTTCAACGTGAGTTTGGCCTGGTAAACAAAGCCCATCTGTATAGCCCCCAACGCTAGCAACAGCAGGATGGGCAAGGCATAGAGGAACTCAGCCATGGCCTGACCATGCTGGCGAAAGGGGCTCATGGTTTGGCAGCGTCCTTGGCCGCTGGTGCTTTTGCAGACTGGGCTTGTTGCAGCAAATCGATCATCGCTGCGGTCTTGGCGCGCAGGGTGTCGTCCTCTCCCGCGGTGGCATGCGCTTGTGTCAAAGCTGCCTGAGCCTGACGCAGGCGTACCACAGCCAGATTGTGCCAGGCGCGGCTATCGGCCGGGTTGAGCATCAGGCTGCGCTGATAGGCTTCGGTAGCCTGCTCCGGTCGGTCGGAGCGTGCATACAGGTTTGCCAGCCGGAACCAGGTTTCTGCGTCATTGGGCGCGGTACGCAACAAGGCCTGCAGCAGCTTCTCCGAACGCACATCGTCGCCGTCCTGATAAGCCGCTTCTGCATCGCGATGCAAAGCGTAAGCATCGCCAGCAGGCTGCCCCGGCACCGCACACCCGCTAAGGCCAGGCAGGACTACCGCGCATGCCAGCAATGCCAATCCAAGTGCAAATGGAGGGATCCTTCTCATTTTATCTGCCAGGTCAGTACATCGTCGGGGCGTATACCTAGACGGTCAATCTCGCCCGCGGTCATCTCCAGCGTCGCATGTGCAGTCCAGCAACCAGCGATGCGCGCTGGTTTCACGGCGCGTACCGTTTTGCGCACCCTGCCCTTGCGATCCAGAAAGGCCAGATCCAGCGCGTACGGCATGCCAAAAGTGTGCACAAGCCGGCACGGCTGGATAAGCATGGCTTCACCCGGTTTCAGTACGGGCCGACCCAGCAGGCCCTGCATCCGTTCAGCTGCATGCTCCGCCGCCCAGACGGTTGTCACCAGCACTTGATCGCCCCGCATCGCTTGCAGGGTCCTCA
The nucleotide sequence above comes from Chitinimonas sp. BJYL2. Encoded proteins:
- a CDS encoding tetratricopeptide repeat protein, with product MHRDAEAAYQDGDDVRSEKLLQALLRTAPNDAETWFRLANLYARSDRPEQATEAYQRSLMLNPADSRAWHNLAVVRLRQAQAALTQAHATAGEDDTLRAKTAAMIDLLQQAQSAKAPAAKDAAKP
- a CDS encoding TadE/TadG family type IV pilus assembly protein, which gives rise to MSPFRQHGQAMAEFLYALPILLLLALGAIQMGFVYQAKLTLNYAAAVGVREGALRNGSMSAIKDGLEAGLSPLYAHSLGTQNMAMLKRARVQAHELLDDPKLAKITILNPTQAGFGAHKADSESGSEIPNDNLMYRDTGAKGGVSVQDANLLKIHVRICYRLFVPIINKLIYNLAVDPPGASMPVATTAPGMLASYGQGSTTRPCTDRPSATEYYLPIESEAIIRMQSPFQDPGVATGSSGVWR
- a CDS encoding DUF805 domain-containing protein; amino-acid sequence: MQDELNVSAPVPAEAIKPAKRRIPWPSGRIGRVRYISIVLGLVVVYSALLSLTGLLLTLSGVSPVVAERTLQLFSAVLFVPLMGAILFWSIERVHDMGLSGWVALVVFVPYVNLLFWLWPGKREANAYGPQPTSASLLLRMLVLMVVAILVLIYATTLWYGPIMPEQPGPPPTDLPIYRE
- a CDS encoding DUF192 domain-containing protein — translated: MRGDQVLVTTVWAAEHAAERMQGLLGRPVLKPGEAMLIQPCRLVHTFGMPYALDLAFLDRKGRVRKTVRAVKPARIAGCWTAHATLEMTAGEIDRLGIRPDDVLTWQIK
- a CDS encoding filamentous hemagglutinin N-terminal domain-containing protein, which codes for MKACSLPCRPTLIALAIASALSTHAQLPTNPTVVAGSASVSEDGSTVHQVSDKAIINWGSFSVGANDLLRFLQPNSQAVILNRVIGTEPSQILGQMQANGRVFVVNGNGVFFGAGARVDVGGLVATTLDIRNEDFLAGRYRFDGQGNTAAVINQGSLRAADRGFVVLAGDRVSNSGLIQARLGSVLLASGQALQLDLGGDGLISYALSEAAIGAMAGAANDGRLIADGGRIVMAANTARALASSAVNQQGLVQAQGIADRGGSVELVAVGGDITVKGTLDVSGAQAGSVRIESDATTLLGGQILAGSSLAEGGDIAATGKRLAVTSTALIDASGQQGGGTVLLGGDWQGQGDLRNAQRTAVLDGARIKADALDSGNGGKVVVWADADTRFAGTISARGGSQAGNGGKVEVSGKDRLAFSGGVDTLAPQGETGMLLLDPGSLSITSGAAVAGDQAGNVADNQLFASDPDTTPNTLAEQTLEGLASNANVVVEASGLIRVENLGDNTLAMKQTGAGSFTLRSTQSGGITFDDLNDQITTAGGTINIEAKGSGSLTLGGLNSSGGNINLLAAGGATLGGNINAGGGTVTLDMGNGLSQTSGKTLTASSLLFKGSGTYSMQNAANAVTTIAASLNGGSINFNNNGNLTVGSVGGVNGITTNGGFTYLYTNSGITLNQAVNVGNNHFYARGSNGGVNQAAGAPVTANGFVVEGKGTFNLTAADNNFSIFAAALDGALNLVEKNGFAVGNMWGSWKGIGTNGYSATITVGAPTATPDNKKTIGDAANPAALRIDENINVGAARLTINLDSGGVLQRNEANVEAGAITAGELLVKDTANAGKVNTVSLSNGFNRVDTLAASLNGSYFFTGAGRAGSTLSVGSIAGVNGIKTTSNTIIEPADNTVTPAKPASYNPNNVSLSIGGNLNINQDITLTGTRVVNGANQTVYAGSATIGIGGDFLGQTTGSAMIRANALGAVADKGKGTIKFNTYVETLVAGGGKDMVINNSSYTGLLAAAAIGAVNDAINETIPAPPSSSGGTSGGSGGAPSSGGGGGGSSGGTAATTVSVDAFNNPVGNFYLTTGDDLRVVKLNSEGDNLLLRSNNLTILLDAATKNGARILLQPYNLNRKINVRADNAASPYQSGVTTDTTYTWEDLLKFTNPTATFHFGSLPNVISNQALAAETMGVYSADIRIGEGGAKDLGYRSISAQTGSQIQVDAVGPLYNLRLLAPNLVVSHFSTFGDMIHFISDTLTLNGGSGQYTHADNVNVLLRNVGDQTIWVGTRPASAAYGNETEYSEALLKKFNSKATIIISGTPDYPFGSSPAKYSPVYTDIHVAHGAAFDLGTRTLKLGTPEDIVVHNTPPNINTKSSSGTLGATWRGCNDGVAGCGATNPPLETDPGDTDSTPGGGGGGGGNTTPTGPTAGPGTGTGTTTSNADNTDKTTNTNTGTGGTGTSGGNDPTDNDTTNNTNTGNNGTGDNNNSSTNNNSNNSNNNSSSSNGGNGNNNGGNNNNNSNTGNGSGGTGNGNGGVNDSDNDDTAGAGAGSGGSGNGSDMDLDGDGSNGASGSGSGNDNDGAGSSGSQGGNNGNGDGDGSGGSGTGSGDDGSGDGEGAGSGGSGSGSGDDDGGANGSGAGGSGGGSGDDGDGADGAGTGGSDAGDGADDGSGADGANGGGSDGGGDDDGAGAGSGGSGSNGDGDNGDGNGGSGAGSGDGGDGDGAGSGGSDGNGDGDGSGANGGNSNGNDDGDGSGSSGSGGKDAEGDGADGAGSDGKNQDEGGDGAQGSGSGKDGDDDGAGAGSGGSDSDDDGNGGAGSGGSGKDGGEDDGGAGSGGSAQKGGDGSANGGKDGSGENGGGNGDGNDESADSTSLAGGDSGIPCTEMPLNKKAIDDKKAGEIDLSGGKGLVKLKGEGVNVRQDCQRKTGKESGAAIKTAGR